From one Doryrhamphus excisus isolate RoL2022-K1 chromosome 9, RoL_Dexc_1.0, whole genome shotgun sequence genomic stretch:
- the gja3 gene encoding gap junction alpha-3 protein, translating into MGDWSFLGRLLENAQEHSTVIGKVWLTVLFIFRILVLGAAAEEVWGDEQSDFTCNTQQPGCENVCYDEAFPISHIRFWVLQIIFVSTPTLIYLGHVLHIVRMEEKRKEKEENMRKAHRFQEKELLFRNGEDDGGGGGGGGTKREKPPIRDEHGKIRIRGALLRTYVFNIIFKTLFEVGFILGQYFLYGFQLRPLYKCGRWPCPNTVDCFISRPTEKTIFIIFMLVVACVSLFLNLLEIYHLGWKKLKQGVTNGFAPEPACRADAEPGCSAAGSGAFLPRTAPSGAEFKMDNIQQEEALRRHGPASHYYISSNNHRLAAQQNWANMAAEQQTREMKAASPAPSSSSSSSSSSAGTRRPADPAQGSGSWAGGKSELDDDHCPAPAPAATTTVEMHKPPAATVAADPRRLSRASKSSSVRARPDDLAV; encoded by the coding sequence ATGGGTGACTGGAGCTTTCTGGGACGTCTGCTGGAGAACGCTCAGGAGCACTCCACCGTCATCGGCAAGGTGTGGCTGACGGTCCTCTTCATCTTCAGGATCCTGGTGTTGGGTGCCGCCGCCGAGGAGGTGTGGGGCGACGAGCAGTCCGACTTCACGTGCAACACGCAGCAGCCCGGCTGCGAGAACGTGTGCTACGACGAGGCCTTCCCCATCTCGCACATCCGCTTCTGGGTGCTGCAGATCATCTTCGTGTCCACGCCCACGCTCATCTACCTGGGCCACGTGCTGCACATCGTGCGCATGGAGGAGAAGcgcaaggagaaggaggagaacaTGCGCAAAGCCCACCGCTTCCAGGAGAAGGAACTGCTTTTCAGGAACGGCGAGGacgatggcggcggcggcggcgggggcggaACTAAAAGGGAGAAGCCTCCCATCAGGGACGAGCACGGCAAAATCCGCATCCGAGGCGCCTTGCTGCGTACGTACGTGTTCAACATCATCTTCAAGACCCTCTTTGAGGTGGGCTTCATCCTGGGCCAGTACTTCCTGTACGGGTTCCAGCTGAGGCCGCTCTACAAGTGCGGCCGCTGGCCCTGCCCCAACACGGTGGACTGCTTCATCTCACGGCCCACCGAGAAgaccatttttatcattttcatgCTTGTGGTGGCGTGCGTGTCGCTTTTTCTCAACTTGCTGGAGATCTACCACCTGGGCTGGAAGAAGCTCAAGCAGGGCGTGACCAACGGCTTCGCGCCCGAGCCGGCGTGCCGAGCCGACGCTGAGCCCGGGTGCTCGGCGGCCGGCAGTGGGGCCTTCCTGCCCCGGACGGCGCCCTCGGGGGCGGAGTTTAAAATGGACAACATCCAGCAGGAGGAGGCCCTCCGCCGGCACGGCCCCGCCTCCCACTACTACATCAGCAGCAACAACCACAGGCTGGCCGCGCAGCAGAACTgggccaacatggccgccgagCAGCAGACTCGCGAGATGAAGGCCGCCTCCCCCGcgccctcctcgtcctcctcttcctcctcctcgtctgcCGGCACCCGGCGGCCTGCTGACCCCGCCCAGGGCTCGGGCAGCTGGGCCGGGGGGAAGAGCGAGTTGGATGACGACCActgccccgcccccgcccccgccgccaCGACCACGGTGGAGATGCACAAGCCCCCGGCCGCAACGGTCGCCGCCGACCCTCGACGGCTGAGTCGGGCGAGCAAGAGCAGCAGCGTCCGGGCCCGCCCCGACGACCTGGCGGTATGA
- the zmym2 gene encoding zinc finger MYM-type protein 2 translates to MCSLPVVALVMDGELEPNPAVAEEAGEPEEHMDATPSPCQQAAPPIVVVAESVSMATDEDAPKKGCTDDDDDVVLVDEEAPEPPASTSSQDTPMSKDPEPPAATADMSAAATPTSSGASESSNPATTEPIVIDDEEESEEKQASSPSTAPTGGSSPGTVSSTDPNSDIRIANVTTLGQRGEKEAGADAQADLMITSVTSLQGGAVAGEGRAEENGLQICSAFSLSTDNVSGKPSASFNPGRGSAVQNGDAGTHNRTDSWISQSASVPRNQKQTGVDSPSPATSLPKPPGQSSSSSPGSQPQPRTVKVTCANCKKPLKKGQTAYQRKGSTHLFCSTTCLSAFSHKPAPKKSCTMCKKDITNMKGTIVAQVDSSESFQEFCSTGCLGAYENKQNPPKSNLKTKCTVCGKLTEIRHEVSFKTVTHKICSDICFNVYRRANGLIMNCCEQCGDYLPSRVSANHFLLVDGQQKRFCCQNCIRDYKQAHSKLASCLTCKTLIKTGEVVLGLGADGAMGSYCSANCMNKAKLSAVTYHNAEPTCHFCKRNSLPQYQATLPEGNVLNFCSSHCVTKFQNTTLQTATNGQTPLSTANSAVQLKCNYCRGTFSMKPQTLEWEDKMYHFCSKVCCDDYKKLHCIVTLCEYCQEEKTLHDMVKFSGEKKPFCSEGCKLLYKQDFTKRLGLKCVSCNHCNQLCKRAVTRQLGGMTRDFCSEECGKKFDDWYHKAARCDCCKVQGQLTESVMWRSELKQFCDQQCLLRFYCQQNEPIMATQKGPENSITGTELQGSKLGLVGQGTFAGSGLIRDVKNKAVLCKPLTLTKATYCKPHMQSKPIQTDVDDGVKREYVPVPIPVPVFIPMPMNMYTQVTPTPLSMPLPLPVPFVLPTTLQGADQMVQAIKELKGNVPSDLADTDPRAKMEEQKPDVKLVEVKSEHVAEEATSKTLEKEEEDEEGKYEPDMDLEADFPQASALDPPPVAETMDEDPSSTLPPVLTEESGQADESIPRPQPRTRGSKRLAAEVGFDQTSPPPSTAHSLPLKARYGINAWKRWALSASDHTDDRNKDNASEAAPAAPLTSNLASLSAEELNMALSRFVREACRPSGERYSPDSILYLCLGIQQHLHTKGRKDDLFSDLCYQQFGEELNKVLKDWKPSVLPDGSLWGRVEEQSLWSSRQLGEETPASLLRSLVYLNTKYLGLRTTEQHMRLSFANVYGPDTVHPVLSKSTSTCIRVPSVSQDHNVVKESRKRKLDHREAEAGVPARKHELHLYELYRSKCPPSLRESSDVFYVQPDPTCDPDGMVWFTSTPVEPRMLESLLARVLLVRNVYMDTPHLEEEEEEKDGAEGE, encoded by the exons ATGTGTTCCCTTCCT GTGGTTGCCTTAGTGATGGATGGGGAGTTGGAACCAAACCCTGCTGTTGCAGAGGAGGCGGGGGAGCCAGAGGAGCACATGGATGCCACCCCTTCCCCTTGCCAGCAGGCCGCGCCCCCCATTGTGGTGGTTGCAGAGtcagtttccatggcaacagacGAGGACGCTCCAAAGAAGGGCTGCACCGACGATGACGACGACGTGGTTCTGGTAGACGAGGAGGCACCCGAGCCACCGGCATCAACGTCTTCCCAAGACACGCCCATGTCCAAGGATCCAGAACCCCCCGCTGCCACCGCAGACATGTCTGCGGCGGCGACGCCTACGTCCAGCGGTGCGTCCGAGTCCTCGAACCCGGCTACGACTGAGCCCATCGTCATTGACGACGAGGAAGAGTCTGAGGAGAAGCAAGCCTCTTCTCCCTCAACCGCGCCCACTGGTGGCTCCTCCCCCGGCACCGTCAGCAGCACAGACCCAAATTCGGATATCCGGATCGCCAATGTCACAACGCTGGGTCAAAGAGGTGAAAAAGAAGCAGGTGCAGATGCCCAGGCGGACCTGATGAtaacctctgtgacatcactgcaGGGAGGAGCAGTG GCAGGTGAAGGCCGGGCAGAGGAAAATGGTCTTCAGATTTGCAGCGCGTTCAGCTTGAGCACTGACAATGTGTCCGGAAAACCCAGCGCTTCCTTCAATCCTGGGCGAGGGTCGGCGGTGCAGAACGGGGACGCGGGGACGCACAACAGGACAG ACTCCTGGATTTCCCAGTCGGCGTCAGTCCCTCGCAACCAAAAGCAGACAGGGGTGGACTCTCCTTCGCCTGCCACCTCCCTGCCCAAACCTCCAGGAcagtcttcctcctcctcaccagGTTCCCAGCCACAACCCAGGACGGTGAAGGTGAC CTGTGCCAACTGTAAAAAGCCTCTCAAGAAAGGCCAGACTGCGTACCAACGTAAAGGCTCCACACACCTCTTCTGCTCCACCACCTGCCTATCCGCCTTCTCGCACAAACCCGCCCCCAAGAAAAGCTGCACCATGTGCAAAAA GGACATCACAAACATGAAAGGTACCATCGTGGCTCAAGTAGACTCCAGCGAGTCCTTCCAGGAGTTCTGCAGCACCGGCTGCCTCGGCGCATATGAGAACAAGCAGAACCCGCCCAAGTCCAACCTCAAAACCAAATGTACTGTCTGCGGCAAGCTCACGGAG ATCCGCCACGAGGTCAGCTTCAAGACGGTGACCCACAAGATCTGCAGCGACATATGCTTCAACGTGTACCGCCGCGCCAACGGCTTGATCATGAACTGCTGCGAGCAGTGCGGCGACTACCTGCCCAGCCGGGTCTCGGCCAACCACTTCCTGCTGGTCGACGGCCAACAGAAACGCTTCTGCTGCCAGAACTGCATCAGGGACTACAAGCAG GCTCACAGTAAGCTAGCGAGCTGCTTGACTTGTAAAACGCTGATCAAGACGGGCGAAGTGGTGCTCGGCCTCGGAGCGGACGGCGCCATGGGCTCCTACTGCTCCGCCAACTGCATGAACAAGGCCAAGTTGTCAGCGGTGACCTACCACA ATGCGGAGCCCACGTGTCACTTCTGTAAGAGGAATTCTCTCCCTCAGTACCAAGCAACTCTGCCTGAGGGAAACGTGCTCAATTTCTGCAGCTCGCACTGCGTCACCAAGTTCCAG AATACGACTCTTCAGACGGCCACTAATGGACAGACGCCACTCTCCACGGCCAACAGTGCTGTCCAGCTCAAGTGCAACTACTGTCGTGGAACCTTCAGCATGAAGCCCCAAACTCTGGAGTGGGAA gataaaatgtaccacttctgCAGCAAGGTGTGCTGTGATGACTACAAGAAGCTGCATTGCATCGTGACCCTCTGCGAGTACTGCCAGGAGGAGAAGACTCTGCACGACATGGTGAAGTTCTCAGGAGAGAAGAAGCCTTTTTGCAGCGAAG GTTGCAAGCTGCTGTACAAGCAGGACTTCACCAAGCGTTTGGGCCTGAAGTGCGTCAGCTGTAACCACTGCAACCAGCTGTGCAAGAGAGCCGTGACGCGCCAGCTCGGCGGCATGACCCGTGATTTCTGCAGCGAGGAGTGCGGCAAGAAGTTTGACGACTGGTACCACAAG GCGGCAAGGTGCGACTGCTGCAAGGTGCAGGGGCAGCTGACAGAGTCTGTGATGTGGAGGTCAGAGTTGAAGCAATTCTGTGACCAGCAGTGTCTTCTGAGGTTCTACTGCCAGCAGAACGAGCCCATCATGGCCACGCAGAAAGGCCCGGAGAACAGCATCACGG GAACTGAATTGCAAGGTTCCAAGCTTGGG CTGGTGGGCCAGGGCACTTTCGCGGGCAGCGGCCTGATCAGGGACGTTAAAAACAAGGCGGTGCTTTGCAAGCCGCTCACCCTGACCAAGGCCACCTACTGCAAGCCACACATGCAGAGCAAACCCATCCAGACAG ATGTTGATGATGGTGTAAAGAGAGAGTATGTCCCTGTCCCCATACCCGTGCCCGTCTTCATCCCCATGCCCATGAACATGTACACCCAGGTCACGCCCACACCGCTCTCCATGCCTTTACCG CTTCCTGTGCCCTTCGTCCTGCCCACCACCCTGCAGGGGGCAGACCAGATGGTGCAAGCCATCAAGGAGCTGAAGGGCAATGTGCCCTCTGACCTTGCAGACACGGACCCGCGGGCTAAGATGGAGGAGCAGAAACCAG ATGTAAAGCTGGTGGAGGTGAAAAGTGAGCATGTGGCTGAGGAAGCCACCAGTAAGACcctggagaaggaggaggaagacgaggagggCAAATATGAACCTGATATGGACCTGGAGGCAGACTTTCCTCAAG CCTCTGCTTTAGACCCGCCTCCTGTCGCAGAGACGATGGACGAGGACCCGAGCTCGACTCTACCGCCAGTTCTGACAGAGGAAAGTGGGCAGGCAGACGAGTCCATACCCCGACCTCAGCCAAGGACACGA GGCAGCAAAAGGCTGGCAGCGGAGGTGGGATTTGATCAAACCTCGCCCCCACCCTCCACGGCACATTCCCTGCCTCTTAAAGCTCGCTACGGCATCAACGCGTGGAAGCGCTGGGCGTTATCCGCTTCTGACCACACAGATGACCGAAACAAGGACAACGCCTCAGAAGCAG CTCCAGCGGCCCCACTCACCAGTAACTTGGCGTCGCTGAGTGCGGAGGAGCTAAACATGGCGTTGTCCCGCTTCGTCAGGGAGGCGTGCAGGCCCAGTGGGGAGCGCTACTCCCCCGACAGCATCCTCTACCTCTGCTTGGGCATCCAGCAG CATCTCCACACCAAAGGCCGAAAGGATGACCTCTTCAGTGACCTTTGCTACCAGCAGTTTGGGGAGGAACTCAATAAGGTCCTGAAGGACTGGAAGCCCAGTGTGCTTCCCGATG GCTCGCTGTGGGGTCGCGTGGAGGAGCAGAGCCTGTGGAGCAGCCGTCAGTTGGGGGAGGAGACCCCCGCCAGCCTGCTGCGCTCTCTGGTCTACCTGAACACCAAATATTTGGGCCTGCGCACCACCGAGCAGCACATGCGCCTGTCCTTCGCCAACGTCTACGGCCCGGACACGGTCCATCCTGTCCTGTCCAAGTCGACCAGCACCTGCATCCGCGTGCCTTCCGTCTCTCAGGATCACAATG TCGTGAAGGAGTCTCGTAAGAGGAAGTTGGACCATCGGGAAGCTGAAGCAGGTGTCCCCGCCAGAAAGCACGAGCTTCACCTTTATGAGCTCTACAGATCCAAGTG CCCGCCGTCGCTGCGGGAGAGCTCGGATGTCTTCTACGTTCAGCCCGATCCCACCTGCGACCCAGACGGGATGGTGTGGTTCACCTCCACGCCCGTGGAACCCCGAATGCTGGAGAGCCTCCTCGCCAGAGTCCTCCTGGTCCGGAACGTTTACATGGACACGCCAcacttggaggaggaggaggaggagaaagatggAGCTGAGGGGGAGTAG